In Helianthus annuus cultivar XRQ/B chromosome 8, HanXRQr2.0-SUNRISE, whole genome shotgun sequence, a single genomic region encodes these proteins:
- the LOC110873107 gene encoding monothiol glutaredoxin-S2-like: protein MDMVMRMVTEWPVVIFSRTSCCMCHSIKSLFFELGVNPAVYELDEIDKGHEIEQSLLRRGRNPPAVFIGGEYVGGASKIISLHLEQSLQPMLVNAGALLQEPAVN from the coding sequence ATGGATATGGTGATGCGAATGGTGACTGAGTGGCCAGTGGTGATATTCAGTAGGACTTCGTGTTGCATGTGTCACTCGATAAAGTCACTCTTTTTCGAGCTCGGAGTGAACCCTGCGGTCTACGAGCTAGATGAGATCGACAAAGGTCACGAAATCGAGCAAAGCCTTTTGAGGCGGGGACGAAACCCGCCTGCTGTGTTCATAGGAGGTGAATATGTTGGTGGGGCTAGTAAGATTATTAGCCTTCACCTTGAGCAGTCTCTACAACCTATGCTTGTTAATGCAGGAGCCCTATTGCAGGAACCAGCTGTTAACTAG